In Lacrimispora indolis DSM 755, a genomic segment contains:
- a CDS encoding tetratricopeptide repeat-containing glycosyltransferase, translating into MKLKICVYAICKNEVQFVDKWMDSMSEADLIVVTDTGSEDGTVEKLRERGAVVYVDIVKPWRFDVARNISLDHVPEDADICVCTDLDELFEPGWRNKLEEAWLNHKPKNPMPAAKWGRYLYNWSLKEDGTPDIQFYYFKVHSRMGFRWKCPVHEFLQYTEKLPVETIYIEGMVLSHYPDPDKSRGSYLPLLELAVEEAPEDERMRYYLGREYMYKSQWKKCIETLKEYLAMPSAVWSDERCAAMRWIAKSCYKTGYLKEAYAWYYKAIAEVPDIRDHYVEFSKMCYELKDWSMTYFLTKEALKIKEKSKTFVNMGYSWDYTPDDYCSIAAFWLGMTKESLEHAKSALQYDPHNERLKNNYNIIAAKWNLNN; encoded by the coding sequence ATGAAACTAAAAATTTGTGTTTATGCAATTTGCAAAAATGAGGTACAATTTGTAGATAAGTGGATGGACTCCATGAGTGAGGCTGATTTGATTGTAGTCACGGATACCGGCTCCGAGGATGGGACCGTTGAGAAACTGAGAGAACGTGGGGCGGTTGTATATGTGGATATAGTGAAGCCCTGGCGGTTTGATGTGGCACGGAATATTTCACTGGATCATGTTCCGGAAGATGCAGACATCTGCGTTTGTACGGACTTGGATGAGTTATTTGAGCCGGGCTGGCGGAACAAGCTGGAGGAGGCATGGCTTAATCATAAGCCGAAAAATCCCATGCCGGCCGCAAAATGGGGCAGATATCTTTATAACTGGAGCCTTAAGGAAGACGGGACTCCTGATATACAATTTTATTATTTTAAAGTGCATAGCCGGATGGGCTTCCGCTGGAAATGCCCTGTTCATGAATTTCTCCAATACACAGAAAAACTGCCCGTTGAAACCATATATATTGAGGGCATGGTTCTCAGTCATTACCCTGACCCAGATAAATCCCGCGGTTCTTATCTTCCCCTTTTGGAGCTTGCAGTAGAGGAGGCTCCGGAGGATGAGAGAATGCGGTATTATCTTGGCAGAGAATATATGTACAAGAGCCAATGGAAGAAATGCATTGAGACCCTTAAGGAATATCTTGCAATGCCTTCTGCCGTATGGAGCGATGAAAGATGTGCCGCAATGCGCTGGATTGCAAAATCCTGCTATAAAACAGGGTATTTGAAAGAGGCATACGCCTGGTATTATAAAGCCATTGCAGAAGTGCCTGATATACGCGACCACTATGTGGAGTTTTCTAAAATGTGCTATGAATTAAAAGACTGGTCAATGACGTATTTCCTGACAAAAGAAGCTTTAAAAATAAAAGAGAAATCAAAAACTTTTGTCAATATGGGGTATTCCTGGGACTATACCCCGGATGATTATTGCTCCATAGCTGCCTTTTGGCTGGGCATGACGAAGGAATCCCTGGAACATGCAAAGAGTGCCCTTCAATATGATCCCCATAATGAACGGCTGAAAAACAATTATAATATCATTGCCGCCAAATGGAATCTGAACAATTAA
- a CDS encoding DsbA family oxidoreductase, with product MKVEIWIDFVCPFCYLGEIKFEKALAEFEHKEDVELVFRSFQLHKSGVHTKDKDIHQVVAEKYHISYAQAKANNARIAEAGNEAGLHYDFDRVKLNTSELAHQIMQYAKRFQKEGTLIKRYFKAYFEEGMDIGDETALLQIAEEVGLNVLPLKRELERGTLKKGLQEDEAAARRLGINSIPYFIIDGEYAVSGAQDEQYFLTAIKKAYAKK from the coding sequence ATGAAAGTAGAGATATGGATTGATTTTGTCTGCCCCTTCTGTTATTTGGGTGAGATAAAGTTTGAAAAGGCCTTGGCAGAATTTGAGCACAAGGAGGATGTGGAACTGGTTTTCCGAAGCTTTCAGCTGCATAAGTCAGGCGTACATACAAAAGACAAGGATATTCATCAGGTCGTTGCGGAGAAATACCACATCAGTTATGCTCAGGCCAAGGCAAACAATGCCAGGATTGCCGAAGCAGGAAACGAAGCAGGCCTTCACTACGATTTTGACCGTGTAAAACTTAACACCTCGGAATTAGCCCACCAGATTATGCAGTACGCCAAAAGATTCCAAAAGGAAGGTACCTTGATCAAGCGGTACTTTAAAGCCTATTTTGAAGAAGGCATGGACATTGGCGATGAAACGGCACTTTTGCAAATTGCGGAGGAAGTTGGGCTGAATGTTCTTCCGCTAAAACGTGAACTTGAACGCGGCACGTTGAAAAAAGGGTTGCAAGAGGATGAAGCCGCAGCCCGCCGGCTTGGAATTAATAGCATTCCGTACTTTATCATTGACGGAGAATATGCGGTGTCCGGAGCGCAGGATGAACAGTACTTTTTAACAGCCATAAAAAAGGCCTATGCCAAAAAATAA
- a CDS encoding NADPH-dependent FMN reductase, with the protein MSKTIGIITGSLRKNSFSGSIADYISEHAPAGYEVKNIDISRLPLYNQDYDGQDISEYTTFREDVKSLDAVLFITPEHNRSIPAALKNALDIGSRPYGENVWNGKPGAVISQSPGGIGGFGANHHLRQVLAFLNVLTLAQPEAYIGAYHTLIDENGALSNEGTKDFINGFLAAFAAWIEKVS; encoded by the coding sequence ATGAGTAAAACCATTGGAATTATTACAGGCAGTTTGAGAAAAAATTCTTTCTCCGGAAGTATTGCAGACTACATCAGTGAACACGCACCGGCAGGCTATGAAGTGAAAAACATCGACATCAGCAGGCTTCCACTTTACAATCAGGATTACGATGGTCAGGACATTTCCGAATATACAACGTTTCGTGAGGATGTCAAGTCTTTGGATGCCGTGCTGTTCATCACGCCAGAGCACAACCGCTCCATCCCAGCCGCATTGAAAAATGCACTTGATATCGGCTCACGTCCTTATGGTGAAAATGTTTGGAACGGCAAGCCGGGCGCTGTGATCAGCCAGTCTCCCGGAGGGATCGGGGGCTTTGGAGCAAATCATCATCTGCGCCAGGTGCTGGCATTTCTCAATGTTTTGACCCTTGCCCAGCCGGAAGCATACATCGGTGCTTACCACACATTAATTGATGAAAACGGTGCGCTAAGCAACGAAGGCACTAAGGACTTTATTAATGGATTTTTAGCCGCTTTTGCAGCTTGGATTGAAAAGGTTTCCTAA
- a CDS encoding Rrf2 family transcriptional regulator: protein MYSSKLSVSIHILSVIALMGTQPATSEYIATSINTNPALVRRLMSRLKKANLIKTSTRLGATGLAKNAEDITLLNIFLAVEDHTDLFSIHGNTNHDCPVGAKIENTLKHLYGTIQTATEEKLSAITLADITKEFHS from the coding sequence ATGTATTCAAGTAAATTATCGGTAAGCATCCATATTTTAAGTGTGATCGCACTGATGGGAACGCAGCCTGCCACCTCCGAGTACATTGCCACCAGCATCAATACCAACCCTGCTCTTGTCCGCCGATTGATGAGCCGTTTAAAGAAGGCAAATCTAATTAAAACGAGTACCAGGCTTGGCGCAACAGGGCTTGCTAAAAATGCAGAAGACATTACGCTTCTTAATATTTTCCTTGCAGTAGAAGATCATACGGATCTGTTCAGCATTCATGGCAACACAAATCATGATTGTCCTGTGGGCGCAAAAATTGAAAACACGCTGAAGCATTTATACGGCACCATACAAACCGCAACCGAAGAAAAATTGTCTGCTATCACACTGGCAGACATCACAAAAGAATTTCATTCATAA